A window of Helicobacter pylori genomic DNA:
AAAAAAGAATGCTCATTGCCTTTAACGGGAAAAGGCGTGGTGCATCAATTGATAACGGATTTAGCGGTGTTTGAGTTTTCCAATAACGCCATGAGATTAGTGGAATTGCAAGAGGGGGTGAGCGTTGATCAAGTTAAGGAAAAGACAGAAGCTGAATTTGAAGTGCACTTGTAGTTTATAAAAGGGGTGTTTATGTTTTTATTAAGGCATTTGACTTCAGCGTGCGTGTTTTTGGCTTCTAAATGCTTGCCGGACTCCTTTGTTTTAGTGACTCTTCTATCGTTCATTGTGTTTGTTCTTGTTTATTGTTTGACAGGGCAAGATGCATCGTCTGTGATTTCTAGCTGGGGGAATGGCGCTTGGACGCTTTTAGGCTTTTCTATGCAAATGGCTCTTATTTTGGTGCTAGGTCAGGCTTTGGCTAGCGCTAAATTGGTCCAAAAACTCTTAAAATATCTGGCGTCTTTACCGAAAGGGTATTATACGGCTCTATTGTTGGTTACTTTTTTATCGTTAATCGCTAATTGGATCAATTGGGGTTTTGGCTTGGTGATTAGCGCGATTTTTGCAAAAGAGATCGCTAAAAATGTTAAAGGGGTGGATTACAGACTGCTTATCGCTAGCGCTTATTCGGGTTTTGTGATCTGGCATGGCGGTTTGTCAGGCTCAATCCCTTTAAGCGTTGCGACCCAAAATGAGAATTTGTCTAAAATCAGCGCTGGGGTGATTGAAAAGGCTATCCCCATTAGCGAAACGATTTTTTCCGCTTATAATTTGATCATTATAGGGATCATTCTTATAGGGTTACCCTTTTTAATGGCAATAATCCACCCTAAAAAAGAGGAGATTGTTGAGATTGATGCAAAGCTTTTAAAAGATGAGTACAAAGAGATTGAACTCATTGATCACCAAAAAGACAAAACGATTGCGCATTTTTTGGAAAACAGTGCCTTGCTTTCTTATCTTTTGGTTTTTTTGGGTTTTGGGTATCTTGGTGTTTATTTTTTTAAAGGGGGAGGGATTAGTTTAAACATTGTCAATACGATCTTCCTTTTTTTAGGCATTTTGCTCCATAAAACCCCTTTAGCTTATGTGAAAGCGATTAACCATTCCACTAGGAGCGTGGCGGGGATTTTGCTCCAATTCCCTTTTTATGCTGGGATTATGGGAATGATGGCAGGGCATAGTGAAGGGGGGCATTCTTTAGCGCAAATGCTTTCTTTAGCGTTCACGCACATCGCTAATGAAAAAACTTTCGCGCTCATGACTTTTTTGAGCGCAGGGATTGTCAATATTTTCATCCCGTCTGGTGGGGGGCAATGGGCGATTCAAGCTCCTATCATGCTCCCTGCAGGGCAAAGTTTGGGGGTGGATCCGGGCGTGGTTTCTATGGCTATCGCTTGGGGGGACGCTTGGACGAATATGATACAGCCTTTTTGGGCTTTGCCTGCATTAGCGATCGCTGGTTTGGGCGCTAAAGACATTATGGGGTATTGCGTTTTGACTTTAATTTTTGTAGGCTTAGTCGTGTGTGGGGTGTTTTATTTTTTAGTGTGAGTTTTTTATCTAAACCCGCACTCTTTGAAATGGCGTGAAAAGTTTTTTCTTTTTATTCCTTAAACGCTCCTATAATTAAGGCTTATTTCGTTACAATAACCCTATCACCCATCAAGGAAGTGTTTTGTTTTTCAAATTTATTTTATGTTTATTGTTAGGAATGTTTGCATGGGCAAAAGAGGATATTCCCACCCCATTAACGCCCTCTAAACGCTATTCTATCAATATAATGACTGAAAATGATGGCTATATCAATCCTTATATTGATGAGTATTACACGGCAGGCAATCAAATAGGCTTTTCTACTAAAGAATTTGATTTTTCTAAAAATAAAGCGATGAAATGGACTTCGTATTTAGGATTTTTTAACAAAAGCCCTAGGGTTACTCGTTTTGGCATTTCTCTCGCTCAAGACATGTACACCCCCTCACTTGAAAACAGAAAATTAGTGCATTTGCATGACAACCACCCTTATGGGGGGTATTTACGGGTGAATTTGAATGTGTATAACCGCCATAAAACTTTCATGGAATTGTTCACGCTTTCTTTAGGCACAACAGGGCAAGATTCTCTAGCCGCCCAAACACAGCGTCTTATCCACAAATGGGGCCATGACCCCCAATTTTATGGCTGGAACACACAGCTCAAAAACGAATTTATTTTTGAATTGCATTACCAATTGCTTAAAAAAGTCCCTCTTTTAAAGACTCGTTTTTTTTCTATGGAGTTAATGCCTGGGTTTAATGTGGAGCTGGGCAATGCGAGGGATTATTTCCAACTAGGCTCGCTCTTTAGGGCTGGGTATAACTTGGACGCTGATTACGGTGTCAATAAGGTCAATACCGCTTTTGATGGGGGCATGCCTTATAGCGATAAGTTTTCCATCTATTTTTTTGTAGGGGCTTTTGGGCGCTTCCAACCCCTTAATATTTTCATTCAAGGCAATAGCCCTGAAACTAGGGGGATTGCCAACTTAGAATACTTTGTTTATGCTAGCGAAATAGGAGCGGCTATGATGTGGCGTAGCCTTAGGGTGGCTTTTACGATCACCGATATTAGTAAAACTTTCCAATCCCAACCTAAGCACCATCAAATCGGCACCTTAGAATTGAATTTCGCCTTTTGATTTGATATAAATTTAATTTTTTCTTTTTATTTGATACTTTTTAGCGGTTTTGATGGGTATTATTGGCGTTTATGGAGCGATTTTATTACTATTATTCACTTTACAATACTAAATTTTCACATTGTCATTGATTAATTTTGAAATAAACGATTTCCATTTTAAATTCTGTCCTATACTTCTAATAGGTTGCCTTGAGCAACACTTTAATACAAAGGAGTAGAATATGAAAGACGCAAGAGTTCAGGTGATGGGTATTGATGCCGGTGGCACCATGACGGACACATTTTTTGTTAAAGAAAATGGTAGTTTCGTAGTTGGTAAAGCCCAAAGCAACCCAGAAGATGAGAGCTTAGCTATTTATAATAGCTCGCAAGACGCTTTATCGCATTGGAAATCAGATGTCAGTAAGGTTTATCCAGAGTTGCTCACTTGTGTGTATTCAGGCACGGCGATGCTCAATCGGGTCGTGCAAAGAAGAGGTATGGAAGTGGGTCTGATTTGCAATAAGGGTTTTGAGCAAATGCATTCTATGGGTAGGGCGTTGCAATCTTACCTTGGGTATGCACTAGAAGAAAGGCTTCATATTAACACGCACAAATATGATGATCCGCTGATCCCTTTAAAAAGGATTAGAGGCGTTACAGAAAGAACCGATGTCAAGGGGCAAGTGGTTATTCCGGTGCGTTCAGAAGATGTTGAAATTGCTGTTAAGGAGCTTGTAGAAGCGGGTGCAAAAGCTATTGTCATTTGCTTGTTGCAATCTCATAAAAACGCTGAAAGCGAGCGGATCGTTAGAGATATTGCACTCAAAGAGCTTGAAAAATTGGGTAAAAATATCCCTGTATTCGCTTCTGTGGATTACTACCCTCAAAGAAAAGAAAGCCACAGAATGAACACCACCATTTTAGAAGCTTATGCGGCTGAACCAAGCAGGCAAACTCTCTCTAAAGTCAGCAACCGCTTCAAAGAGCATGGCGCTAAATTTGATCTTCGTGTGATGGCAACGCATGGAGGCACCATTAGTTGGAAAGCTAAAGAGCTCGCTAGGACGATTGTGAGCGGTCCTATTGGAGGGGTGATTGGATCTAAACTGCTGGGCGAAACGCTTGGCTATGACAATATCGCATGCAGTGATATTGGCGGCACGAGCTTTGATATGGCGCTTATTGTTAAGAGCAATTTTAATATCGCTTCTGACCCTGATATGGCACGCCTTGTCCTCTCTCTACCGCTTGTGGCTATGGATTCTGTTGGTGCAGGTGCAGGGAGCTTTGTGCGTATTGATCCGCACAGCCGATCAGTCAAACTAGGGCCTGATAGTGCGGGGTATAGAGTTGGCACTTGTTGGAAAGACAGCGGATTGGATACGGTTTCGGTGACAGATTGTCACATTGTTTTAGGCTATTTGAATCCGGATAATTTCTTAGGCGGTTTAATCAAATTAGATGTGGAAAGGGCTAAAAAACACATTAAAGAGCAAATCGCTGATCCGCTAGGCATTAGCGTAGAAGATGCGGCTGCGGGTGTGATTGAGTTGCTTGATTTGGAGCTTAAAGAATACTTGCGATCCAATATTAGCGCTAAAGGGTATAGTCCGTCTGATTTTGTGTGTTTTTCATATGGTGGTGCAGGGCCTGTGCATACCTATGGCTATACAGAAGGTTTAGGGTTTAAGGATGTGGTAGTGCCTGCGTGGGCGGCTGGGTTTAGCGCTTTTGGTTGCGCTTGTGCTGATTTTGAATACAGATACGACAAGAGCGTTGATATAGCCATTCCGCAGTATTCTTCAGACGAGTCAAAAAAAGAAGCATGCAAAATTATTCAAGATGCATGGGATGAATTGACTTTAAAAGTGATTGAAGAATTTAAAATCAATGGATTTTCTCAAAAAGATGTGATTTTAAGACCTGGATACCGGATGCAGTATATGGGGCAGTTGAATGATTTAGAAATCACTTCTCCTGTATCAAAGGCTCAAAGCGTGGCTGATTGGGAAGAGATAGTCAAAGAATATGAAAAAACCTACGCTCGGGTTTATTCTGAATCCGCTTGTTCTCCAGAGCTTGGCTTTAGTGTGACTGGGGTAATTATGCGTGGGGTTGTGGCTACACAAAAACCTGTGATTCCGGTTGAAAAAGAGCATGGTGCTACACCTTCAAAAGAAGCCAAAATAGGCGTTAGGAAATTCTATCGCCATAAGAAATGGGTGGATGCAGATGTGTGGCAAATGGAAAAATTACTGCCTGGAAATGAAGTGATAGGACCTGCGATCATAGAATCAGATGCAACCACATTCGTGGTACCCAAAGGCTTTGCGACAAAGTTAGACAAACACCGATTGTTCCACTTGAAAGAAATTAAATAAAGGAGTTCCAAATGGCAAATTTATTGAAAAACGGCAAAACTTTAAAACAAGCTAGAGATGAAATCCTAGCCAGGACAGAAAAAACAGGTTATTATAATGGGCTTGAAAAATTAGAGTTCAAAGAAAGCGATCCGATCGGTTATGAAAAAATGTTTTCTAAATTGAGAGGCGGTATCGTGCATGCTAGAGAAACAGCCAAAAGGATTGCTGCAAGCCCTATCGTTGAGCAAGAGGGGGAATTGTGCTTCACGCTTTATAACGCTGTGGGCGATAGCGTGCTGACTTCTACGGGTATCATTATCCATGTGGGTACTATGGGATCGGCTATCAAATACATGGTAGAGAATGATTGGGAAGATAACCCCGGCATCAATGATAAGGATATTTTCACCAATAATGACTGCGCGATTGGGAATGTGCACCCATGCGATATTATGACCCTTGTGCCTATTTTTCACGATGAAAAATTGATTGGGTGGGTAGGTGGCGTTACGCATGTGATCGATACCGGATCCGTTACTCCAGGATCGATGAGCACCGGACAGGTTCAAAGATTTGGGGATGGATACATGATCACTTGCCGTAAGACAGGGGCGAATGATGAGAGTTTTAAAGACTGGTTGCATGAATCCCAAAGATCAGTAAGAACGCCTAAATATTGGATTTTGGATGAAAGGACTAGGATTGCAGGATGCCATATGATTAGGGATCTTGTGATGGAAGTGATTAAAGAAGATGGCATTGATTCTTACATGCGATTCATTGATGAGGTGATTGAAGAAGGAAGAAGAGGCCTTATTTCTAGGATCAAATCCATGACCATACCGGGCAAGTATAGAAAAGTAGCGTTTGTGGATGTGCCTTATGCACATAAGGATATTGGCGTGTGCTCTGAGTTTGCTAAATTAGACACAATCATGCATTCTCCGGTAGAAATCACTATCAACAAGGACGCTACATGGAAATTAGACTTTGATGGTGCGTCTAGGTGGGGGTGGCACTCTTTTAATTGCAATCAAGTGTCCTTTACTAGCGGTATTTGGGTAATGATGACTCAAACATTGATCCCCACTTCTCGCATCAATGATGGCGCTTATTTTGCAACTCAATTCAGACTCAAAAAAGGGACTTGGATGAATCCAGATGATAGGCGCACCGGGCATGCTTATGCATGGCACTTCTTGGTATCCGGCTGGAGTGCTTTGTGGAGAGGCTTGTCTCAAGCGTATTACAGCCGAGGGTATTTAGAAGAGGTCAATTCTGGAAACGCTAACACTTCCAATTGGTTGCAAGGCGGTGGTATCAACCAGGATGGAGAAATCCATGCGGTGAATAGCTTTGAAACGAGTTCTTGTGGGACCGGTGCTTGTGCAATTAAAGATGGCTTGAACCATGCGGCAGCTATTTGGAATCCAGAAGGCGATATGGGCGATGTTGAAATTTGGGAAATGGCAGAGCCTCTTCTTTATTTAGGCAGGAATGTCAAGGCCAATACCGGTGGGTATGGGAAATATCGAGGCGGTAATGGGTTTGAAACCTTAAGAATGGTGTGGGGTGCGCATGATTGGACCATGTTCTTTATGGGTAATGGCTATATGAATAGCGATTGGGGTATGATGGGGGGCTATCCAGCAGCTAGTGGCTATAGGTTTGAAGCGCACAACACCGATTTAGAAAACAGGATTAAAAATAACGCCAGCTTGCCTTTGGGCGGTGATTTTAACCCGACTGATCGAGATTATGAAAAGCATATTTCTCATGCGTCTCAAGTCAAAAGGGATAAGCAATGCATCACCACAGAAAATTGCTTTGACAATTATGACTTGTATTTGAACTACATCAAAGGCGGTCCTGGATTTGGCGATCCGATTGAAAGGGATTTGAATGCTATTTTAGAAGATCTAAACAGCAAACAGCTATTGCCAGAATACGCTTACAAGGTTTATGGTGCGGTTGTGAGTCAAAATAAAGACGGCATTTGGGTAGGGGATGAAACTAAAACGAAAGCCAGAAGAAAAGAAATTCTTGAAACCAGGAAGGCGAGATCCATACCGGTAAAACAATGGATGGAGCAAGAAAGAAACGCTATCCTTGAAAAAGAAGCTTCCAAACAGGTTAAACACATGTATGCGACTAGCTTTGATCTTTCGCCAAAGTTTTTGAGCGATTTTAAAAAATTCTGGAACTTGCCAAAGAGCTGGACTATGCAAGAAGATGAGCTTGGTGTATTCACCTATGGCTCTAAATACAGAATGGATTTGAGCAAATTGCCTGATGTACGTACGGTTGTGTTGGTTGATGAGAAATAAGTTTTTAAAAAAATAAAGGAGAATGGTTATGTCAAAATACACACAAGAACAAATCAAAAATTTAGTAGAGGGGAGCTTGGATTGGAACACGATCTTAAAAATGCTGAGCATGCCTAAAGATCATGAGAGATTTCAAATGTATTTGAATGTGTTGCAAGACAAGGTGGATTTTGATGACAAAATAGTCTTACCTTTGGGGCCGCATTTATTTGTGGTGCAAAATCCTCAAAAAAAGTGGGAGATCAAATGTTCATGCGGTCATGCGTTTTGCACTCCAGAGGAAAATTGGAAATTGCATGCAAATATCTATGTGCGCGACACGGCAGAAAAAATGGAAGAGGTGTATCCTAAACTCTTAGCCAGCGATACTAACTGGCAAGTGTATCGGGAGTATATTTGTCCGGATTGCGGTATTCTTTTGGATGTGGAGGCACCGACTCCTTGGTATCCTGTGATCCATGATTTTGAGCCTGATATAGAGACATTCTATAAAGATTGGCTAGGGATACAACCCCCAGAAAGACGCTAAAATCGCTCAATCCTTTTTATGAAGAGACTTTATGTCTCTTTGGTGCATTAAAAAGCTTGGGTTATAACTTAACTCAAGCAAATTTTTCTTCAATCCCAACAAATTTAGCCACAAATTAGGACTTTTTCAAAATTTTAAGCTCTTTTTCTTTTTTTTTGATTTAATACTCGGTATAATCTTAATTCCACCTAACAAGGAAAAACTATGAAAGTAACACAAGGCATCACTAACGACTTTTTTGCCCTAACAAACACGATATTTTCTATTCTTGTACACCAGCAAAACTACACTTGGGAAGAAGAAAATTGTGGAAAATTACTGCAAGATGTTGTCAATATCTCTAAAAATAAGAAAACGCATTTTATGGATTCTATCACTATACTTTCAATAAAATAAAGGGTGTTTTTGACTAAAAAATTCATGTCTTGGATCGTGGTTATTGGGGCTTTAATTTGCGTGCTTTTAGGGGTGTTTATCTTCTTTACTAGCATGTCGGTTAAAAAATCTTTAGCCGCTCATCTTAACGCTTATCTAGAGCAACGCCCAAACATCAAAGGCATGGGGATTACAGGCGTTCCCTTTGAATGTAAGGGGTTTTTTAAAATTGCATGCGTTTCTAAAGAAGTGAGTTTTTTAGATTCTCAAAACTCCCCTATTGCGGGTTTTAAAGATTTAAATATCAAACTCCATTCTTTAGATAAAAGCTCTCTTATCCTTTCTATCAATTCGCAAATCAAATCCCCTATTTTAGAACAATCCATCCAGAAAAAAATAAATCAAATCCCTTTAAAAAACTTGAATAGCTTGTTGGAAAAAATCAAGCCCACGCGCTTGAACTGCTCTTTAAAATTCAACGCTTTAGACGAAAAAACCTTAAACGATAATTTAAAATGCGATTTGACTAATACCGACCATATCCTTTCTTACACTTTTTTTCAAGAGGGTTTAATGGAGATGCCAAAAAATCTCTCTCTTAAAACTCTTTTTAAAACCTTAAATTCCAAAGACGCTAAAGCCATAGAAGAGTTGCAAGACAAACTGCGTTTTTTAGCACCAAAGTTAGGCGTTTCTATCCAAGCGCACCATTTTAAAAACCTTTTAGAAGCCTTTTACAACCAAAATAAAGAGAGTTTGGGCTTTTTTTCCCCCTATTTTAGCTTGCGCGCTCAAACCCCTAGCGTTTCTTATGAAAGCGTGTTGACTTCTTTAGAAAAATATTTTATGGCTTTGTTCCAATCCCATTTTAAAGATGATACAGAACTCCAACAAAATTTTAAAGAATTTTTACAAGCCTTTGTCTCTATGGCTAAAGATAAACAATCCCAGATCACTCTTAACGCCCAAATCAAAGACAACACCAAGCTGACTTTTAACGCTTTGTTAGAAAGTCTTAGCACAAATTTCTTCAAATCGTATAAAATAAGCCATGAGTGATTTCAAAGTCCCTCCTAAAGCTAAAGGGTTTAAACGCCTTTTTAAAGCCCTTTTTTATTCTAAAGACGGGCTTAAATGCGCATGGATTGAAGAGAGCGCGTTCAGACAAATTATCATTTTGGCTCTTTTTTGCATCATTTTGGCGAGCTGTCTAGCCAAAGATTTTTTAGAATGGGGGCTATTGATTACGCCTTGTTTTTTATCGGTGATTATTGAATTAATTAATAGCTCTATTGAAAAGGCTGTGGATTTCACAGGCACAGAGTTCCACCCCTTAGCTAAAAAGGCCAAAGACATAGCCAGTTCAGCCCAGTTGGTAGGGCTTATTTTTTGGGCTTTGATTTGGGGGCGTTATCTTTTAACGCTTTATTTGAAGTAATTAAATTTTAGGGAGACACATGCAAGATCATTTAGTCAATGAAACAAAAAATATTGTAGAAGTGGGGATTGATTCTTCTATTGAAGAGAGTTATTTGGCTTATTCTATGAGCGTGATCATAGGGCGTGCTTTACCGGACGCTAGAGATGGTTTAAAGCCTGTGCATAGGCGTATTTTGTATGCGATGCATGAATTAGGCCTTACTTCCAAAGTCGCTTATAAAAAAAGCGCTAGGATTGTGGGTGATGTGATTGGTAAATACCACCCCCATGGCGATAGCGCGGTTTATGATGCGCTAGTGAGAATGGCGCAAGATTTTTCCATGCGTTTGGAATTGGTGGATGGGCAAGGAAACTTTGGCTCTATTGATGGCGATAACGCTGCGGCGATGCGTTACACTGAAGCCAGAATGACTAAGGCGAGCGAAGAAATTTTAAGGGATATTGATAAAGACACCATAGATTTTGTGCCTAATTACGATGACACTTTAAAAGAGCCGGATATTTTACCAAGCCGTCTGCCTAACCTTTTAGTCAATGGCGCTAATGGGATTGCCGTAGGGATGGCGACTTCTATACCCCCTCACAGGATTGATGAAATCATAGACGCTTTAGTGCATGTTTTAGAAAACCCCAACGCTGAATTGAATGAAGTTTTGGAATTTGTTATGGGGCCTGACTTTCCCACCGGTGGGATCATCTATGGTAAGGCAGGGATTGTTGAAGCCTATAAAACAGGGCGAGGGCGCGTGAAAGTGAGGGCCAAAGTGCATGTGGAAAAGACAAAACATAAAGAGGTTATCGTTTTAGATGAAATGCCTTTCCAAACCAATAAAGCCAAATTAGTGGAACAAATCAGCGATCTAGCGCGAGAAAAACAAATTGAAGGCATTAGCGAAGTGCGCGATGAAAGCGATAGGGAGGGCATTAGAGTGGTGATTGAGTTAAAAAGAGATGCAATGAGCGAAATTGTCTTAAACCATCTCTACAAACTCACCGCCATGGAAACCACTTTTAGCATCATTTTACTAGCGATTTATAACAAAGAGCCTAAAATTTTCACGCTTTTAGAGTTGTTGCACCTTTTCTTAAACCACAGAAAAACCATTATCATAAGGCGTACGATTTTTGAATTAGAAAAGGCTAAAGCCAGAGCGCACATTTTAGAGGGTTATTTGATCGCACTGGATAATATTGATGAAATCGTGCAGCTCATTAAAACGAGCGAAAGTCCCGAAATGGCTAAAAACGCCCTAATGGAGCGTTTCACTTTGAGCGAAATCCAAAGCAAGGCCATTTTAGAAATGCGTTTGCAACGCTTAACAGGCCTTGAAAGGGATAAGATCAAAGAAGAATACCAAAACTTGCTAGAGCTTATTGAGGAACTCAATGGCATTTTAAAGAGCGAAGATCGCTTGAATGAGGTCGTTAAAACAGAGCTTTTAGAAGTCAAAGAGCAATTTTCTTCTCCAAGGCGCACTGAAATTCAAGAATCTTATGAAAATATTGACATAGAGGATTTGATCGCTAATGAGCCTATGGTCGTGAGCATGAGCTATAAAGGCTATGTGAAAAGAGTGGATTTAAAAGTCTATGAAAGGCAAAATCGTGGCGGTAAGGGCAAGCTTTCAGGCAGCACTTATGAAGACGATTTTATTGAAAGCTTTTTTGTGGCTAACACGCATGATATTTTGCTCTTTATTACCAATAAGGGTCAATTGTATCATTTGAAAGTCTATAAAATCCCAGAAGCGAACCGGATCGCTATGGGTAAAGCTATTGTGAATTTAATCTCGCTCGCTCCGGATGAAAAAATCATGGCGACTCTAAGCACTAAAGATTTTAGCGATGAACGCTCTTTGGCTTTCTTCACAAAAAATGGGGTGGTCAAACGCACCAATTTGAGCGAATTTGGGAGCAACAGGAGTTGTGGTATCAGAGCGATTGTTTTAGATGAAGATGACGAATTGGTTAGCGCAAAAATAGTGGATAAAAACTCTAAGCATTTGCTCATCGCATCGCATTCTGGAACTTTCATTAAATTCCCTTTAGAAAATGTGCGCGAAATGGGAAGAAGCGCTCATGGGGTTAGGGGCATTAAATTGAATGAAAATGATTTTGTTGTCAGCGCGGTCGTTGTTAGCGATGATAGCAACAAGCTTTTGAGCGTGAGTGAAAACGGGCTTGGCAAGCAAACCTTAGCCGAAGCGTATAGAAAGCAAAATCGTGGGGGTAAGGGAGTCATTGGCATGAAACTCAATAAAAAAACCGGTAATCTAGTGAGCGTTATCAGCGTAGATGATGAAAACCTAGATCTCATGATCCTTACTGCGAGCGCGAAAATGATTAGGGTTTCTATTAAAGATATTAGAGAAACCGGAAGAAATGCCAGTGGGGTAAAGCTCATAAACACCGCTGATAAAGTCGTGTATGTCAATTCTTGCCCTAAAGAAGAAGAGCCAGAAAATTTAGAAACCCCTCCTGCACAAAAACCACAAAATTTGTTTGAGTGATGCGTTTTCTTTTATTCTTGTGTCCTTTATTTTATTTTTTAGGGGCTTTTTTGCATGCTTTTAGCCCCCTAGAAGATCAAGAATTTTTAATTTCGTACCGCTTGAAAATCGTTGATTCTAGAGTGATGGGCGAAGAGTATTTTGTCTCTAAACCCATCGTTAGCCGCATTCAAACAGCCCCCTATGTTTTAGACTATCATTGCTCCATCACCACCCACAACTTGCCCAATTTGAAAGACCCCCTAC
This region includes:
- the gyrA gene encoding DNA topoisomerase (ATP-hydrolyzing) subunit A — translated: MQDHLVNETKNIVEVGIDSSIEESYLAYSMSVIIGRALPDARDGLKPVHRRILYAMHELGLTSKVAYKKSARIVGDVIGKYHPHGDSAVYDALVRMAQDFSMRLELVDGQGNFGSIDGDNAAAMRYTEARMTKASEEILRDIDKDTIDFVPNYDDTLKEPDILPSRLPNLLVNGANGIAVGMATSIPPHRIDEIIDALVHVLENPNAELNEVLEFVMGPDFPTGGIIYGKAGIVEAYKTGRGRVKVRAKVHVEKTKHKEVIVLDEMPFQTNKAKLVEQISDLAREKQIEGISEVRDESDREGIRVVIELKRDAMSEIVLNHLYKLTAMETTFSIILLAIYNKEPKIFTLLELLHLFLNHRKTIIIRRTIFELEKAKARAHILEGYLIALDNIDEIVQLIKTSESPEMAKNALMERFTLSEIQSKAILEMRLQRLTGLERDKIKEEYQNLLELIEELNGILKSEDRLNEVVKTELLEVKEQFSSPRRTEIQESYENIDIEDLIANEPMVVSMSYKGYVKRVDLKVYERQNRGGKGKLSGSTYEDDFIESFFVANTHDILLFITNKGQLYHLKVYKIPEANRIAMGKAIVNLISLAPDEKIMATLSTKDFSDERSLAFFTKNGVVKRTNLSEFGSNRSCGIRAIVLDEDDELVSAKIVDKNSKHLLIASHSGTFIKFPLENVREMGRSAHGVRGIKLNENDFVVSAVVVSDDSNKLLSVSENGLGKQTLAEAYRKQNRGGKGVIGMKLNKKTGNLVSVISVDDENLDLMILTASAKMIRVSIKDIRETGRNASGVKLINTADKVVYVNSCPKEEEPENLETPPAQKPQNLFE